A window of the Xenopus laevis strain J_2021 chromosome 9_10L, Xenopus_laevis_v10.1, whole genome shotgun sequence genome harbors these coding sequences:
- the asb18.L gene encoding ankyrin repeat and SOCS box protein 18, whose amino-acid sequence MESVRNQALCKVQILKDNTEMDFQAHLGAENIFHAALEIGDLNIIQILGARHENCALEVKGGELGYQAQPPARFGLAGLWTLEYTQELTTPLCITSAHGYSECVRYLLHRRADPNAAPGGRSPLHEACAGGHADCVQLLLDYGANPNQLSDDGLSPLHYCDTLGSLRCAELLLSHGANVNQGTEEILDSPIHLASQLGLLAHVQLYLRQGAAINSKNHDGVTPLSAACGGKEGNENNRLELCRILLQAGSDPEIPDQQDIRPLHHACRRADSQLVELLLAAGVDVNAADYNGVLPLSCVLQNAELHQEKRPQIIVRDLLNHGARCVCPEAFGKVLRFCSGLPDIIAVLYNTYVNLHICSRWKLEIPQEVFQAHESFYTTFFSLSGSVRSLQHLCRYSLRRHLGDQCHCLIPLLPIPKSLQDYLLLVTDGSIV is encoded by the exons ATGGAGAGTGTCAGGAATCAAGCATTGTGCAAAGTTCAAATCCTAAAGGATAACACAGAAATGGATTTCCAGGCTCATCTGGGGGCAGAAAATATATTCCATGCTGCTCTGGAAATTGGAGATCTGAACATTATCCAAATACTAGGAGCCAGGCATGAAAACTGCGCGTTGGAGGTCAAGGGAGGAGAACTGGGGTATCAGGCACAGCCCCCGGCAAGGTTTGGCCTTGCAG GTCTGTGGACCCTAGAATATACACAAGAGCTCACCACTCCACTTTGCATCACCAGTGCCCATGGCTACAGTGAATGTGTTCGCTACCTCCTTCATCGCCGCGCTGACCCCAATGCTGCTCCTGGAGGGAGGTCACCCCTACATGAAGCTTGTGCTGGGGGACATGCAGACTGTGTCCAATTACTGTTAGACTATGGAGCCAACCCCAATCAGCTGAGTGATGATGGACTAAGCCCGCTACACTACTGTGACACCCTTGGTTCCTTAAG GTGTGCTGAGTTGCTGTTAAGCCATGGTGCAAATGTGAACCAGGGCACAGAAGAAATACTTGACTCTCCAATTCACTTGGCTTCTCAGCTTGGCCTTCTTGCCCATGTTCAGCTTTACTTGCGCCAGGGAGCCGCCATTAATTCAAAGAACCATGATGGAGTTACCCCTCTCAGTGCTGCATGTGGGGGAAAAGAAGGCAATGAAAACAACCGCCTGGAGCTGTGCCGTATCCTCCTACAGGCTGGGAGTGACCCTGAGATCCCAGACCAGCAAGATATAAGACCTTTGCACCATGCATGCAGGAGGGCTGATAGCCAACTAGTAGAACTTCTCCTTGCTGCCGGGGTGGATGTGAACGCTGCAGACTATAATGGAGTTCTGCCTCTCAGCTGTGTCCTGCAAAATGCTGAGCTTCATCAAGAAAAGAGACCCCAGATCATTGTACGAGATCTGCTCAACCATGGAGCACGCTGTGTCTGTCCAGAGGCCTTCGGCAAG GTGCTGCGCTTTTGTTCCGGCCTCCCAGATATcattgcagtgctgtacaatacatATGTCAACCTGCACATCTGCAGCCGATGGAAACTGGAGATTCCACAAGAGGTTTTCCAG GCTCATGAATCCTTTTACACCACATTCTTCAGTCTCTCTGGCTCTGTCCGTTCCCTGCAGCACTTGTGCCGCTATAGTCTCCGTAGACATTTGGGCGACCAATGTCATTGTCTCATCCCCTTGTTACCAATCCCAAAATCCTTACAAGATTACCTGCTCCTGGTGACTGATGGGAGTATAGTGTAA